AACATCAAAAAAGGCGCTACTGTCGAGCAGGCCCGCGAATTCACAAAGAACTGCAAGAAGGTCGGAATTCGCATTCACGGCGATTTCATCATCGGCCTGCCCGGCGAAACCCGCGAAACGATCAAGCGCACGCTCGACTTCGCGAAGGAACTGGATACGGAAACCATCCAGGTATCGATTGCGCACGCCTACGCCGGCACCGAACTGTACACTCAGCTCGCCGGAAACAACTTCATGTCAGGCGAAGCGGCCGCGGACAGCGGCGGCCATCAACTGCCGCACATCGCCTATCCCGGACTGCCGCGCGAAGAGATGATGGCGGCCGTCAACCGCTTCTACGATTCGTACTACTTCCGTCCCCGCGTCGTCTGGCGCATCGTGCGGGACGCGCTGTGGGATAAACACGAGCGCGAAAGGCTGTACACCGAAGCGGTCGAGTATATGCGCGTCCGTTCAGAACGCTGGAAGTACGCCAGAAAGAGACAGGAAGCTCCGTCGTCTTGACGATTCCGGATTTTCAATAATTAATTCGCCGCGAATCATGAACTCGAGAACGTACTCTCTCATCGTTTCCGTCGTGTTCTTCAGCTCGCTCGGCAATGTTCTTCTGAGCAAGGGAATGAAGCAGATCGGCGAGATCACGAACTATTCTCCTTCGGCGCTTGTTTCGGTGCTGGTCAAGATCTTTTCCTCCGGAACAATCTGGCTGGGTATCGGCAGCCTTACGGTCTTCTTCGTTTCCTATCTGATGCTCCTTTCATGGGCGGATTTCAGCTTCGTGCAGCCGATCTGCGCGATCGGCTACCCTGCCGTTGCCGTCCTCAGTTACTTCCTGCTCGGCGAGATGATCAGGCCCACGCGCTGGATCGGCGTGGCGTTGATCTGTGCCGGCGTGGCGCTTGTCAGCGGAACGGAGCCGCGTACAGTTGGAGATTAAGCTGCGGCTTGTAGTCTTTATCGGAATTGTGGTGCTGACCGGAACGGCCGGAGACATCTGCGTGACTCGTGCGATGAAACGCATCGGTGAGGTTACGAGTTTCAGGCCATCGGTGGTTCTCCCAATGTTGTTTCGCGCCTTCCGCCACGCCACGATGTGGCTCGGAATTGCCCTGATGGCCGTCGCCTTCTTCTCGCTGCTGGCCCTCTTATCCTGGGCGGACGCCAGCCTCGTCGTGCCCGCCACGGCTTTGAGCTACGTTACCGGCGCCTTCGGAGCCAAATTCATCCTTGGAGAAAAAGTTGCGCCCGTCCGCTGGGCCGGCGTCATCCTGGTCTGTATGGGCGTCGTGCTGCTTTCGCTCAGCTGATCGATGCCGGGTTGGGCGTTCATTCCCTTTTTTGCAGCCCTCTGCGGCATCGGCTGCTACGTGTTCACGCTGTGGTGCACGATTTCATTCCGGCTCCGGCAAACGGTCCCGCGCGAGGAAAGTTTCACGCCGCCGGTTTCCATCCTCAAGCCGCTCTGCGGAATGGATCCGCACGCCTATGAGAGTCTCCGCAGCCACTGTCTCCAGGACTATCCGCAATACGAAATCATTTTCGGCGTTGCCGATCCTGCAGACGAGATCGTCCCGGTCGTACAAAAGCTGATCGAGGAGTTCCCTCAGGTTCCGATCAAGCTGGTTTACTCTCCCGAGGTGCTGGGTTCAAACCTGAAAGTCAGCAACCTGCTCCAGATGCTCCCGAATGCGCGGCATGATTTCCTCCTGATCAACGACAGCGATATCCATGTGCCCCGCACATACCTGAGGCAAGTCCTGGCGCCGCTCGAAGATTCGTCCACCGGCATGACAACCTGCCTCTTCAGGTGCGTTGCCGGCCGCACGATCGGTTCGAAGCTGGAAGCGCTGGGCATCAGCTCCGATTTCATACCGGGCGTTCTGTGCGCGAAGCGCCTGGACGGCGGAATCCGCTTCGCGCTGGGATCGACGCTGGCATTTTCGCGGCGGGCGCTGGCGCAGATCGGAGGACTCGCGCCACTTGCCGACTTCCTGGCAGATGACTATCAAATCGGCTACCGGATGTCGCAGGCCGGACTGCGCGTGGAACTTGCCGGTTGCATCGTTGATCACCACCTTCCCGAATATTCGTTCCGGGAGTTCCTGCAGCATCAACTGCGCTGGGCCCGGGCCGTCCGGACCTCTCGTCCGGGCGGGTATGCCGGCCTGATTTTCACATATGTCATTCCGTGGAGCCTCCTGACGGTCCTGCTCACGTCGGGAGCTGCCTGGACATGGCTTTTGTTCGCCTGCGCGGTCATCCTCAGGTACTCTGTATGGTTGGCGGCGGAGGCTCATGTATTGCGCGAGCCGCGGCCAGGCAAGGGTTTCTGGTTATTACCGGTTCGGGATCTGGTCAACCTCGCGGTCTGGTTCGCGAGCTACCTGGGCCGCGAAGTCGTGTGGCGCGGCAGGCGTTTCGAACTGGTGAACGGAAAGTTACAGAGCCGCAGATGACGCAGATGGGATCTAAGCAGCTCATTGTCACGGCGGACGACTTCGGGCTCACCGAAGGGGTGAATCAAGCCATCGTGCGCGCGCATCGTGAAGGCATCGTCACCAGCGCAAGCTTGATGATCAACGGGGGCGCAGCCGAATCCGCCGTGGAACTGGCGCGGCAAAACCCGACGCTCGACATTGGCCTGCACCTGAACCTCACCAATGATCCTTTCTCGTTGGCTGCCAACCACCGTGGGCGCGATCTCGAGCGCGAGATCCGTTCTCAAATCGAGGCCGCCCTCGGGACGGGCCTGAACATCAGCCACCTGGACGGCCACAAGCACGTGCACATCATTCCGGCCGTTTTGAAACTCGTTGTCCGGCTGACTGGTAAATACGGGATCCGCGCCTTGAGAACAATGAACGCGCGGACGCCCCGCCTGACATCCCTGTTGCGGCGCAATCCGGCGTCCCGGAAAGCGATCTTGAAGCAGTACGCATTTGCACAGGGCGCTCGTTTCCTCTGGCGTCTGTCGTCGCCGAAACCAATCGTGGGTCCGGATCACTTTTACGGCATTACCGAAACCGGTTTTCTTGACCGGGCTGTCTTTGAGACTATCATTCAGGATCTGAGCTCCGGCGTGCACGAAGTAATGGCGCATCCGGGCTATATGGATGCCGGGCTCCGGAAACTGCCGACCCGGCTTCTGGAGCAGCGCCAGCGTGAGTTCGAACTGCTCACAAGCCCGGGCATTCGACGTCTGATCCAGGAAGCCGGCGTCCAGCTGATCAGCTATCGAGATCTCGTGGAGACTTATGGAAATCACAGAACCGATTCGTTACTCCATCGTTATTCCGCTGTTTAACGAAGAGCACAGTGTGCGCGAGTTATATTCGCGCATCGTTACCGTAATGCGGGAATTCGACGATCCTTATCAGATCATTTTTATCGACGATGGCAGCCGCGACGGGACGCACAGGCTCGCTTCTGAAATATGCGATGGGGACAGCCGCGTGGTTCTGATCCGTCTTCGTAAGAACTTCGGCCAGACCGCCGCCTTGAAAGCCGGATTCGATTTTGCGCGTGGCGAAGTGATCATCTCCATGGACGGCGATCTCCAGCACGATCCGGCGGAAATCCCGGCGTTTATCGCCAAGCTCGAGGAAGGCTACGACATCGTCAGCGGCTGGCGCTACGAACGGCAGGACAACTGGCTGATGCGAAGGATTCCCAGCCGCATCGCGAATTGGCTCCTGGCGAAGCTTTCTGGAGTGGAGCTGCACGATTTCGGCACAACCTTTAAAGCGTACAGACAGGAAGCTATTAAAGATCTCCCGCTCTACGGCGACTCGCACCGGTTCATTCCGGCGCTTGCCAGCTGGTCGGGCGCAACGATCGCCGAGATCCCGATCAAAAACATCAACCGGCAAAGCGGCAAGTCCAACTACGGAATCTCCCGCACGCTGACGGTATTTCTCGATCTGATTTCTTTGAAATTTCTTCTCGACTATTCCACCAAACCCCTGCAGTTCTTCGGCAGCTGGGGCCTGCTCAGCAGCGGCGCCGGATTCGCGGCCGGACTCTTTCTGCTCTATGAAAAATTCGTGCAGCATCTCGAAATCATGAAGGAACACGGTCCGATGCTGTTCGCCGCAGTCCTGCTGATTGTCTGCGGTATTCAACTGATATCCGTCGGACTGATCGGGGAAATGCTGTCGCGAACCTATTACGAATCCCAGCGGAAGCCGACCTATGCGGTTCGGGAGGTCAAGTCGCGGCCACAGATCCGGGCTTAGTTATAAGACCATTGGATCATTGCAGCAATGATCCAATGGTCTTATATTCACACGCGGATCATCTTTCCATCAGCAACCAGCCGGTATCGTTCGCTGCGCCAGACGATTTCACTGCCTGCAAAACTGCAGCACCAGACGATAAAGCCAATGAGGTCGCGCAGAGGATACAGCCAGCAGTAGCTGAACGACTCGGGGTCGCCGACGACATCGCGGCCGACCGCGACGGCCTGGATCATACGGTTCAAATACGCAAAGGCGAATAATCCGATGCCGAGTAACCCGTTGTGCGCCAGCAGACCGCCGACGAAGCCGATTAATCCAAAAGGTATGGCATAGGTCAACCCCGTACCGACATGTCCGGCGCTGCGCGAGAACCGGGTACTCCGCATCCAGCGAACCTGATGGACGAGAGAAGCGCTGACCGACGTATTCATCGCCACGTGTCCAATGATGTGCTTCGACAAAATAACGCGCTTGCCCTGGCGGTCCGCAAGATTCCCCAGCATGTAATCGTCAGCACAGTACTGGCCAAGTCCGCCGACGCCGCCGATCGAATCGAGCACGTCTTTGCGCGTGGCCATGGTGGGCCCGAGCGCAAATTTCATCCCTTCGAGCATGTTGGCGACGAGAACTCCCGATGTCAGCTCCACGGACATGCCCAGAGCTTCGAGCCGGGACCAGAATCCGCCCGCCGGCAGCCCGCGATAGAGACAGGTCACGACGCCGTTCGCCGGATCGAGCAGCGGCGCGACAACCTCGCGCAGGCAGTTCGGCTGAACAACGACATCGCTATCCGTGATGACGAGGTACTGCGTCGAGGCACGCGGAACCATCTTCTCCAGGGTGAAAACCTTCGCGTTTGGATATTGAGGCGCACCGGACAGGACGACACTGGTCTTGATGTGCTTGTATTTGGTGCGAAGGGATTCGACGATCCTGAGAGCCGGGTCGCCGGAGTCGCGCGCGCCGAAGATGATCTCGAAATCGGGATAGTCCTGGAGGAAGAAGCTTTCGAGATTGCGTTCGAGGAAGGGCTCGAGACCGTGGACAGGCTTGAGGACAGTGACCGGAGGAAGGGCTGACTGATTCGCCGGCTCCGGGCTGTTTCGGAAACGCCGCGCAGCAAGAATCACCAGAACCAGATAAACAGTGCTCGACAGAAGACCGATACCGGACAGGCCAAAAAGCACCGCAGCCACAAATCTCAACATTCCCTCCGATTTGTACAAAAGCCTGATTGCAACACCGCTTGTGAGCGACCCCCTGCCGCTTCGCGGCTCTCCCCCTGTATCAGGGGGAGAGTTTTACTGTCCCCCTGATACAGGGGGACAGCCGGCCGCGAAGCGCGCCGGCAGGGGGTCGCTCACACACCCAGGTTCGTCAACAGGAACTTTCCTCCGCTTTCCTTCACCACATGCACCATCTGGTCACCCACGAGCGATCTCATCTTCGGCATGTCCTCATGATCCACGAGCAGGTAATATCGCTCTCCCCCGCACCACAACTGTTGCAGCCTCGCGTCATCGATAAAAATCTTCGGCGCGTCAGGCGCGTACGACCCGTATTCCAGATTTTCCCGTCTCCCATTCCATAAGAGCGCCGTCCGGTTGCCATAGAAGAACACCGACGAAAACGCATAGTAGGCATCGCCCTCAATCAGCTTTCCCGGCGGCGCGCCGGTTAGAGCATCCGCGAGGGGTTTCGATCCCAGATACGGATCGAACGCCACCATGGCGACACGCGCCGCATGGAAGAACAGCAGCATCATCAGCGCCGCGGACAGAACCGGCTTGCGAATCCCCACTACCACGCCCACCAGCGCCGCAATTCCCGCCATGGCCAGCGGCAATCGCAGGTAGGCAAATGACTGCAGCGTCAAATCACCCATGTGTCCGAGCGACAGCGTATACATCTCCGGATGCTGCACCAGCGCCGACGCGATGTCTCCCGGCGCGGGCAACGACCACACCTTGAACAGAATCACGGCAATCACAGCCAGACCGGCGGCTGCCGCAACAGCCACCGCTGCGGAACCGCGGCGCACCCATTTATTCTGCGTGGCGATACCGCAACCCAGCAGCAGCGCGAATGCCGGATAGGTCGGCATGGAGTAGTACTCCTGCGTCGTCGAAAGCGTAAAGAAACCGAGCACCACCCCGATCCAGCACAGCGCCATCAAGCGCGCGCGGCCGGCTCGATCGGCGGGCCGGAAACTCAGCCCCACGACCGACCCGGCATACAGACTCCACGGAAAAAACCACAGCACATGAAACAGCCAGAACCAGAGCCGTGGAACGGTGTTGTAGTCGCGCGGATATCGCAGGTTCAGGAATCGCAGCACATGCTCATTCAGGAAATAAAACCAGAAGAACCCGTGATACTGCCCGGGACCGCTGTGCATCGTGAACGAGAAATAGGGCGGGTTATGCAGCGTGGCCAGCACGTACCAGGGCACGGCAATGACTGCCATGATGAGAATGATCGCGAAGGGCTTCAGCTTCCGCCACGTTTCCAGCCTCAAAAGCTGGCCTGTAAAAAGCAGATAAAAGAAGGAGGCGCCGATCGGGAAGACCATCGCGATCAAACCCTTCAACAGCAATCCCAGCCCGAAGCAGATGCCGATGACATATGGCCACACCTCAGGCCGCGGCTCATCCGGATCGAGCGCGCGCAGCAGGGACCATAAAGCGATCGTGATCGTCAGCGTCAATATCGCATCGGGAATGATGAGCCTCGTAAACAGGAACAATCCCACCGAGGTGCTCAAGATCAGCCCGGCGTAGAATCCCGGGTCCCTTCCGAAGGCCCAGCTTCCGAATCGAAACGTCACAAAGCACAGCGTGACGACGGCCAGGGACAACGGCAGCCGGGCCGCCCAGTCGTGCACACCGAAAATGCTGTAAGACGTGGCCGTGAGCCAGTAGCCGAGAGGAGACTTCTCCAGATATGCAACGCCGTCGAGGCGCGCCGTGACCCAGTCTCCCGATTGCAGCATATTCCGGGAGATCTGGGCCTGAACGGCGTCCACATCGTCCATCAGGTGCGGCGGGCTGAAGATGCAACCCAGAAAGATCGAGGCGGCGAGGAGAACAACAACAAGTCCACGCATCAGCGAAGATATTACACGTTATACTTCTCCAACATTAATGAAGAAAAGCAGGAACATAAGAAGCACAAGAGGCACAAGAGCCATTCAACTCCTGTGCCTCTTGTGCTTCTTGTGTTCCGTTCCCTGTCTTTCTTTCGCGCAGAAATACGCCGACCTCCCCGGCATCCGGCTCTGGTACGTCGACACCGGCGGCAGCGGAGTGCCCGTCGTCTTCCTTCATCCCAACACGGGGAGCAGCGCGAACTGGGAACATCAGATTCCGCGATTCACCTCCGCCGGTTTCCGCTTCATTGCTTACGATCGCCGCGGCTGGGGCAAGTCCATGGCGCAGCCCGGCGCCGCGCCCGGCACGGGAGCGGACGATCTTCACGCTCTGTTGAAATTTCTCAAGGTCGACCGTTTCCACCTCGTCGGGACGGCAGGCGGAGGATTCATCGCGCTGGACTACGCGCTGTCGTTCCCGGATGAAATCCGCAGTCTCGTCATCGCGAACAGTATCGGCGGAGTGCAGGATCCGGAGTATCTGGAAATGAATCGCCGGCTGCGGCCGCCCTCGTTCGACGCGATGCCTCCGGAATTGCGCGAAGTTGGACCGTCCTATCGCGCGGCCAATCCCGACGGAACCCGGCGCTGGATCGAACTGGAACACATGAGCAAACAGGCCGGCGCGACGGCGCAGGGATTCCGGAACCAGATGACGTTTGCGCTGCTGGAAAAAATCAACCTGCATACGCTCTTCATGACAGGCGATGCCGACATGTACGCGCCGCCGCCGCTGGTGAAGATGTTTGCGGCGCGCATCCGGAACTCGGAAATGAAAGTCATTCCTGAAGCGGGACACTCGTCGTACTGGGAGCAGCCGGAGGTCTTCAACGATGCCGTCCTCCAATTCATCCGCAAATATGGAGAGATTGAACTACCGAAATAGCTTCAAGTGATCGAGCATGATTGGGCCAAGCCCATTCCCCTCCGTTTTCAAGGAGGGGTGCCTGAGCGATCAAATATCGTTAGAACGCGAAGGCGGGGTGGTTAGTTACGAACCGCGTAGCGCTCCTTATTTTGTTTGAGGTTACTAACCGCCCCGTCTGCGCCAGCTGAGAAACAAGGCCATCGTTTGATGGCGCAGCCACCCCGCCTTTGAAAGGCGGGGAATGGGTTGCTTCCCAGACCATACGGCCCGCTAATACAGATCGTCCAGCGTCTTCACCAGCCCGCTTTTCATGGCCGC
The sequence above is a segment of the Terriglobia bacterium genome. Coding sequences within it:
- a CDS encoding EamA family transporter — translated: MNSRTYSLIVSVVFFSSLGNVLLSKGMKQIGEITNYSPSALVSVLVKIFSSGTIWLGIGSLTVFFVSYLMLLSWADFSFVQPICAIGYPAVAVLSYFLLGEMIRPTRWIGVALICAGVALVSGTEPRTVGD
- a CDS encoding EamA family transporter, with the translated sequence MEIKLRLVVFIGIVVLTGTAGDICVTRAMKRIGEVTSFRPSVVLPMLFRAFRHATMWLGIALMAVAFFSLLALLSWADASLVVPATALSYVTGAFGAKFILGEKVAPVRWAGVILVCMGVVLLSLS
- the hpnI gene encoding bacteriohopanetetrol glucosamine biosynthesis glycosyltransferase HpnI, encoding MPGWAFIPFFAALCGIGCYVFTLWCTISFRLRQTVPREESFTPPVSILKPLCGMDPHAYESLRSHCLQDYPQYEIIFGVADPADEIVPVVQKLIEEFPQVPIKLVYSPEVLGSNLKVSNLLQMLPNARHDFLLINDSDIHVPRTYLRQVLAPLEDSSTGMTTCLFRCVAGRTIGSKLEALGISSDFIPGVLCAKRLDGGIRFALGSTLAFSRRALAQIGGLAPLADFLADDYQIGYRMSQAGLRVELAGCIVDHHLPEYSFREFLQHQLRWARAVRTSRPGGYAGLIFTYVIPWSLLTVLLTSGAAWTWLLFACAVILRYSVWLAAEAHVLREPRPGKGFWLLPVRDLVNLAVWFASYLGREVVWRGRRFELVNGKLQSRR
- a CDS encoding ChbG/HpnK family deacetylase; protein product: MGSKQLIVTADDFGLTEGVNQAIVRAHREGIVTSASLMINGGAAESAVELARQNPTLDIGLHLNLTNDPFSLAANHRGRDLEREIRSQIEAALGTGLNISHLDGHKHVHIIPAVLKLVVRLTGKYGIRALRTMNARTPRLTSLLRRNPASRKAILKQYAFAQGARFLWRLSSPKPIVGPDHFYGITETGFLDRAVFETIIQDLSSGVHEVMAHPGYMDAGLRKLPTRLLEQRQREFELLTSPGIRRLIQEAGVQLISYRDLVETYGNHRTDSLLHRYSAV
- a CDS encoding glycosyltransferase family 2 protein produces the protein MEITEPIRYSIVIPLFNEEHSVRELYSRIVTVMREFDDPYQIIFIDDGSRDGTHRLASEICDGDSRVVLIRLRKNFGQTAALKAGFDFARGEVIISMDGDLQHDPAEIPAFIAKLEEGYDIVSGWRYERQDNWLMRRIPSRIANWLLAKLSGVELHDFGTTFKAYRQEAIKDLPLYGDSHRFIPALASWSGATIAEIPIKNINRQSGKSNYGISRTLTVFLDLISLKFLLDYSTKPLQFFGSWGLLSSGAGFAAGLFLLYEKFVQHLEIMKEHGPMLFAAVLLIVCGIQLISVGLIGEMLSRTYYESQRKPTYAVREVKSRPQIRA
- the hpnI gene encoding bacteriohopanetetrol glucosamine biosynthesis glycosyltransferase HpnI, which encodes MLRFVAAVLFGLSGIGLLSSTVYLVLVILAARRFRNSPEPANQSALPPVTVLKPVHGLEPFLERNLESFFLQDYPDFEIIFGARDSGDPALRIVESLRTKYKHIKTSVVLSGAPQYPNAKVFTLEKMVPRASTQYLVITDSDVVVQPNCLREVVAPLLDPANGVVTCLYRGLPAGGFWSRLEALGMSVELTSGVLVANMLEGMKFALGPTMATRKDVLDSIGGVGGLGQYCADDYMLGNLADRQGKRVILSKHIIGHVAMNTSVSASLVHQVRWMRSTRFSRSAGHVGTGLTYAIPFGLIGFVGGLLAHNGLLGIGLFAFAYLNRMIQAVAVGRDVVGDPESFSYCWLYPLRDLIGFIVWCCSFAGSEIVWRSERYRLVADGKMIRV
- a CDS encoding glycosyltransferase family 39 protein is translated as MRGLVVVLLAASIFLGCIFSPPHLMDDVDAVQAQISRNMLQSGDWVTARLDGVAYLEKSPLGYWLTATSYSIFGVHDWAARLPLSLAVVTLCFVTFRFGSWAFGRDPGFYAGLILSTSVGLFLFTRLIIPDAILTLTITIALWSLLRALDPDEPRPEVWPYVIGICFGLGLLLKGLIAMVFPIGASFFYLLFTGQLLRLETWRKLKPFAIILIMAVIAVPWYVLATLHNPPYFSFTMHSGPGQYHGFFWFYFLNEHVLRFLNLRYPRDYNTVPRLWFWLFHVLWFFPWSLYAGSVVGLSFRPADRAGRARLMALCWIGVVLGFFTLSTTQEYYSMPTYPAFALLLGCGIATQNKWVRRGSAAVAVAAAAGLAVIAVILFKVWSLPAPGDIASALVQHPEMYTLSLGHMGDLTLQSFAYLRLPLAMAGIAALVGVVVGIRKPVLSAALMMLLFFHAARVAMVAFDPYLGSKPLADALTGAPPGKLIEGDAYYAFSSVFFYGNRTALLWNGRRENLEYGSYAPDAPKIFIDDARLQQLWCGGERYYLLVDHEDMPKMRSLVGDQMVHVVKESGGKFLLTNLGV
- a CDS encoding alpha/beta hydrolase, with amino-acid sequence MCSVPCLSFAQKYADLPGIRLWYVDTGGSGVPVVFLHPNTGSSANWEHQIPRFTSAGFRFIAYDRRGWGKSMAQPGAAPGTGADDLHALLKFLKVDRFHLVGTAGGGFIALDYALSFPDEIRSLVIANSIGGVQDPEYLEMNRRLRPPSFDAMPPELREVGPSYRAANPDGTRRWIELEHMSKQAGATAQGFRNQMTFALLEKINLHTLFMTGDADMYAPPPLVKMFAARIRNSEMKVIPEAGHSSYWEQPEVFNDAVLQFIRKYGEIELPK